From a region of the Castanea sativa cultivar Marrone di Chiusa Pesio chromosome 10, ASM4071231v1 genome:
- the LOC142611553 gene encoding NDR1/HIN1-like protein 12, protein MSSGKKQSTRKHTTGYIIWFLAIICTIICIAVIISGIAVFIGYMVIHPRIPTLSIANAHLDTMRYSQAGLLETAMNIIIRAENDNTKAHASFSDTSFILSFQGLALAKLVANPFDVNKNDSIDFNYVVASSEIPLDSARMHQVDLALKQKVITFDFKGNSRTRWRVSLLGSVKFWCHLNCQLRFHPLNGTYIRSRCSSKSK, encoded by the coding sequence ATGTCTTCAGGCAAAAAACAATCTACACGTAAACATACCACCGGTTACATTATTTGGTTTTTAGCCATAATTTGCACCATCATATGCATAGCAGTGATAATCTCAGGCATCGCAGTGTTCATTGGATACATGGTCATACATCCGAGAATACCTACCTTGAGTATCGCAAACGCCCATCTTGACACCATGCGATATTCTCAAGCTGGTCTACTTGAAACCGCAATGAATATTATCATCAGAGCCGAGAATGACAACACCAAAGCTCATGCAAGTTTTTCAGACACTAGCTTCATTCTCAGCTTCCAAGGATTAGCACTAGCAAAACTCGTCGCCAACCCGTTTGATGTAAACAAAAACGATTCTATTGATTTTAATTATGTAGTCGCATCTTCTGAAATTCCATTGGATTCTGCTCGAATGCATCAAGTAGACTTGGCATTGAAGCAAAAGGTAATTACATTCGATTTTAAAGGGAACTCGAGGACTCGGTGGAGAGTATCGCTGCTTGGCTCTGTTAAGTTCTGGTGTCACCTCAATTGTCAACTCCGGTTCCATCCCTTGAACGGAACCTACATAAGGTCACGTTGCAGCTCCAAATCTAAATGA
- the LOC142614303 gene encoding uncharacterized protein LOC142614303, protein MFVKRKRGYLRGTHPFIWCLAIICSLICIAVIVSGAAVFIGYMVMHPRIPILSVANATLGTMRYSQDGLLETQMTIIIRAENDNTRAHASFSHTGFILSFQGLVIAKLVADPFDVEKNSSIYFNYEVTSDEIPLDSARRHQVDLSLKQRVITFDFKGNSRTQWRVWRLGSVKFWCHLDCQLRFHTSNGTYISSRCSSKSK, encoded by the coding sequence ATGTTTGTCAAAAGAAAGCGCGGATATCTTAGAGGAACCCATCCCTTTATTTGGTGTTTAGCCATAATTTGCTCCTTGATATGCATAGCAGTGATAGTCTCAGGCGCCGCAGTGTTCATTGGATACATGGTCATGCATCCGAGAATACCTATCTTGAGTGTCGCAAATGCCACTCTTGGCACCATGCGATATTCTCAAGATGGTCTACTTGAAACCCAGATGACTATTATCATCAGGGCCGAGAATGACAACACAAGAGCTCATGCAAGTTTTTCACACACTGGCTTTATTCTCAGCTTTCAAGGACTAGTAATAGCAAAACTCGTCGCTGACCCGTTTGATGTAGAGAAAAACagttctatttattttaattatgagGTCACATCTGATGAAATTCCATTGGACTCTGCTCGAAGGCATCAGGTAGACTTGTCATTGAAGCAAAGGGTAATTACATTCGATTTCAAAGGGAACTCAAGGACTCAATGGAGAGTATGGCGGCTTGGCTCCGTTAAGTTCTGGTGTCACCTCGACTGTCAACTCCGGTTCCATACATCGAATGGAACTTACATAAGTTCACGTTGCAGCTCCAAATCTAAATGA